In Salana multivorans, a single genomic region encodes these proteins:
- the purF gene encoding amidophosphoribosyltransferase: MCGIVGAVSNEPVAQLIYDSLGLLQHRGQDSTGIATAEGSVFHLARAKGQVREAYRTRDMRKLLGTMGIGHVRYATAGKASAEEESQPFYVNAPYGIMLVHNGNLTNVRELRGDLFDVDRRHMNTQSDTELLLNVLATELQAVISGTHLDTDQIFTAVERLHERVEGSYAVIAMIAGYGLLAFRDPNGIRPLVLGRRESTLTGADWVVASESLVPEASGYDVVGDIAPGEAVFITLGGEMIRKQCHPAPRLIPCSFEYVYLARPDSTMNGISVYDARLRLGDSLAATIARYSPMDDIDVVMPIPDSARPSAMQVARRLGLEYREGFYKNRYVGRTFIMPGQAARKKSVRQKLNAMPGEFRGKSVLIVDDSIVRGTTSREIVEMARQAGARRVTFASAAPPVRFPHVYGINMPSRAELIAHGRTIPEANDVLGADHLVYQEVEDMKNAILAGQSTVTDLEMSCFDGRYVAGRVDEEYLRWVEETTVS, encoded by the coding sequence ATGTGCGGCATCGTGGGCGCCGTCTCGAACGAGCCGGTCGCGCAACTCATCTACGACAGCCTCGGCCTCCTCCAGCATCGCGGGCAGGACTCCACCGGGATCGCGACCGCCGAGGGGAGCGTGTTCCACCTCGCCCGGGCCAAGGGCCAGGTCCGCGAGGCCTACCGGACCCGGGACATGCGCAAGCTGCTCGGCACGATGGGCATCGGCCACGTCCGGTACGCGACGGCCGGCAAGGCGAGCGCCGAGGAGGAGAGCCAGCCCTTCTACGTCAACGCGCCGTACGGGATCATGCTCGTCCACAACGGCAACCTGACGAACGTGCGCGAGCTGCGCGGCGACCTGTTCGACGTCGACCGGCGGCACATGAACACGCAGTCCGACACGGAGCTGCTCCTCAACGTGCTCGCGACGGAGCTCCAGGCCGTCATCTCCGGCACGCACCTGGACACCGACCAGATCTTCACGGCGGTGGAGCGGCTGCACGAGCGGGTCGAGGGCTCCTACGCCGTCATCGCGATGATCGCCGGCTACGGCCTGCTCGCGTTCCGCGACCCGAACGGCATCCGCCCGCTCGTCCTCGGTCGCCGCGAGTCGACGCTCACGGGCGCCGACTGGGTCGTCGCGTCCGAGTCGCTCGTCCCCGAGGCGTCCGGGTACGACGTGGTCGGCGACATCGCCCCGGGCGAGGCCGTCTTCATCACGCTCGGCGGCGAGATGATCCGCAAGCAGTGCCACCCGGCGCCCCGGCTCATCCCGTGCTCGTTCGAGTACGTCTACCTCGCGCGCCCCGACTCGACCATGAACGGCATCTCGGTCTACGACGCGCGCCTGCGGCTCGGCGACTCGCTCGCCGCGACGATCGCCAGGTACTCCCCGATGGATGACATCGACGTCGTCATGCCGATCCCCGACTCGGCGCGACCCTCCGCCATGCAGGTCGCCCGGCGGCTCGGGCTGGAGTACCGCGAGGGCTTCTACAAGAACCGGTACGTCGGGCGGACGTTCATCATGCCGGGGCAGGCGGCGCGCAAGAAGTCCGTCCGGCAGAAGCTCAACGCGATGCCGGGCGAGTTCCGCGGGAAGTCGGTGCTCATCGTCGACGACTCGATCGTGCGCGGCACGACCTCGCGCGAGATCGTCGAGATGGCGCGCCAGGCCGGGGCGCGGCGGGTGACCTTCGCGTCGGCGGCCCCGCCCGTCCGGTTCCCCCACGTCTACGGCATCAACATGCCGAGCCGCGCCGAGCTCATCGCCCACGGGCGCACGATCCCGGAGGCGAACGACGTCCTCGGGGCCGACCACCTGGTGTACCAGGAGGTCGAGGACATGAAGAACGCGATCCTGGCGGGGCAGAGCACCGTCACGGACCTCGAGATGAGCTGCTTCGACGGGCGCTACGTCGCCGGTCGCGTCGACGAGGAGTACCTGCGCTGGGTCGAGGAGACGACCGTCTCCTGA